In Rhodomicrobium lacus, the following proteins share a genomic window:
- a CDS encoding phage tail protein I, protein MSASVPDILPPNKAPFEEGLAAGMSDDLPVPVEQVLDPQTAPAHFLPWLAVHDGVRLWFPDWPEPRKRRVIDEALVAAWEVGVRAGAVRYLGYVDGTLVDVIAYPARFVFGRAKVGRTPIGHGPFLARYLVRIVTYKPPRAFVFNRSRIGSARLKTPSREARRRALTALRAAKSPETEIRVDFSHKRQITFADAPPIDGSMRFGQYLPRFKL, encoded by the coding sequence ATGAGCGCGAGTGTCCCCGACATTCTGCCGCCGAACAAGGCGCCGTTCGAGGAAGGCCTCGCGGCGGGCATGAGCGACGATCTGCCGGTGCCGGTCGAGCAGGTGCTCGATCCGCAGACGGCGCCGGCGCATTTTCTGCCCTGGCTCGCCGTTCATGACGGGGTGCGGCTGTGGTTCCCGGACTGGCCCGAGCCGCGCAAACGGCGGGTCATCGATGAAGCCCTTGTGGCCGCCTGGGAAGTGGGCGTGCGCGCGGGCGCTGTGCGCTATCTCGGCTATGTCGACGGCACGCTCGTCGACGTGATCGCATACCCGGCGCGGTTTGTTTTCGGGCGCGCGAAGGTGGGCCGCACGCCGATTGGGCACGGTCCGTTCCTCGCGCGATACCTTGTGCGCATCGTTACCTACAAGCCGCCGCGCGCTTTCGTCTTCAACCGTTCCCGCATCGGCAGCGCGAGGCTCAAGACACCCTCTCGCGAGGCGCGACGACGCGCGCTCACGGCGCTTCGGGCGGCGAAATCGCCGGAGACAGAAATTCGTGTCGATTTCTCGCACAAGCGACAGATCACATTCGCAGACGCGCCGCCGATCGATGGCAGCATGCGGTTCGGCCAATACCTTCCACGCTTCAAGCTCTGA
- a CDS encoding phage major tail tube protein — MVLPLYVIEAVDVRRADETDTSRALLLEKLGLPALKRVSAEHKPGGGVGGIEFTFPQIEKVEPKFAIKGGIDLDATTKFGFSNGVYNKWVFAGAWRDKRTGLVVPARAIIAGIISDWEPDEAAPGELAGCTHALKEVSHYEFLLDGAEIFYWDFWEREGRSGGVSWMSDVRSALGS; from the coding sequence ATGGTTTTGCCTCTTTACGTCATCGAGGCGGTCGACGTGCGCCGCGCGGACGAAACCGACACGAGCCGAGCGCTGCTGCTCGAGAAGCTGGGGCTGCCCGCGCTCAAGCGTGTCTCCGCCGAACACAAACCGGGCGGCGGCGTGGGCGGGATCGAATTCACCTTCCCGCAGATCGAGAAGGTCGAGCCGAAATTCGCGATCAAGGGTGGGATCGATCTCGACGCCACCACGAAGTTCGGCTTCTCGAATGGCGTGTACAACAAATGGGTGTTTGCGGGCGCGTGGCGCGACAAGCGCACGGGCTTGGTGGTTCCGGCCCGCGCGATCATCGCCGGCATCATCTCCGACTGGGAGCCGGACGAGGCGGCGCCCGGCGAACTGGCGGGATGCACCCACGCGCTGAAAGAGGTCTCCCACTACGAGTTTCTGCTCGACGGTGCCGAGATCTTCTACTGGGACTTCTGGGAACGCGAGGGCCGCTCCGGCGGCGTTTCGTGGATGAGCGATGTACGCTCTGCGCTGGGAAGTTAA
- a CDS encoding phage tail protein — protein sequence MLYQIGPVSVDVFPFNADSVEEDGSTEYAKKDLLGRAPGREFTGEGDEKFSIRGQVFPTKIGGLTEIETLNGLRRSGERVMVARGDGRVLGWHAIESVRKSHELLGPNGVGQVIKHDIVLVRVEAPRQRCGREIAFDAAFAFLICRVHAHADEPKRQRQQPPR from the coding sequence ATGCTGTACCAGATCGGGCCGGTGTCGGTCGACGTTTTCCCGTTCAACGCCGATTCGGTCGAAGAAGACGGCTCGACCGAATACGCCAAGAAAGACCTGCTCGGGCGCGCGCCCGGGCGGGAATTCACGGGTGAAGGCGATGAGAAATTCTCGATACGCGGGCAGGTCTTCCCGACCAAGATCGGCGGCCTCACCGAGATCGAGACGCTCAACGGGCTGCGCCGATCCGGCGAGCGCGTCATGGTGGCGCGCGGCGACGGCCGGGTGCTCGGCTGGCACGCCATCGAGAGCGTGCGCAAAAGCCACGAATTGTTAGGGCCGAACGGCGTCGGGCAGGTGATCAAGCACGACATCGTTCTGGTCCGCGTCGAGGCGCCCCGGCAGCGATGCGGGCGCGAGATTGCTTTCGATGCTGCTTTCGCTTTTTTGATCTGCCGTGTTCACGCCCACGCGGATGAACCAAAGCGACAGCGGCAGCAGCCGCCCCGGTGA
- a CDS encoding GPW/gp25 family protein → MAGLDRVTGRPLDGFAHVVQSIDVIFTTRLGDRVMRRWFGAIGSALLGRLLVPKTILLFITTLATALDLWEPRFKVARIDTSGNTADAIRLGQLALVIEGEYRPRGHLGDTRSEGLRRISLASSKYGYTLSEV, encoded by the coding sequence ATGGCGGGGCTTGATCGCGTCACCGGGCGCCCGCTCGACGGCTTCGCCCATGTGGTGCAGTCGATCGATGTGATCTTCACGACGCGCCTCGGCGACCGGGTGATGCGCCGCTGGTTCGGCGCGATCGGCTCGGCCCTGTTGGGCCGGTTGCTCGTGCCGAAAACCATTCTGCTCTTCATCACGACCCTCGCGACGGCTCTCGACCTCTGGGAGCCGCGCTTCAAGGTCGCGCGGATCGACACGTCGGGGAACACCGCCGACGCGATCCGCCTCGGTCAACTGGCGCTCGTGATCGAGGGCGAGTATCGACCGCGCGGCCATCTGGGCGACACGCGCTCCGAAGGGCTGCGCCGCATCTCGCTGGCATCCAGCAAATACGGCTACACACTTTCCGAGGTCTGA
- a CDS encoding baseplate J/gp47 family protein: MAAAIDLTRMPAPDAIEALDYETLQEQFLARFTVVWAAARAVDPTLPSYDVDALETDPVVIASQAWSYLRLLDRARVNDAVRAVLAPTAQKADLDNVCARIGVQRLVVVPATDTTEAVMESDARLLARYLLAFTRPAAGSAERYLYEAMTAWPQLHHAAVIGRAVHGRRGDVDLVIAGPSGRDATDTELALVRAATNNTTVKPEATSLSVLRATRGVYDVTGTIIVPTGPDAEAVRAEAEARILAAGQARMLIGAQVPRSALEGAAYGLSVTRADLTSPADIPADPYTIPIPGVIELSVEVAG; the protein is encoded by the coding sequence ATGGCGGCTGCCATCGATCTGACGCGCATGCCCGCGCCCGACGCCATCGAGGCGCTCGATTATGAGACGCTGCAAGAGCAGTTTCTCGCGCGGTTTACGGTCGTCTGGGCGGCGGCGAGGGCCGTGGACCCGACGCTCCCGTCTTATGATGTCGACGCGCTCGAAACCGATCCCGTGGTGATCGCCTCGCAGGCGTGGAGCTATCTGCGGCTGCTCGACAGGGCGCGCGTCAACGATGCTGTGCGGGCCGTGCTCGCGCCCACGGCACAGAAAGCCGATCTCGACAATGTCTGCGCGCGCATCGGCGTGCAGAGGCTCGTCGTCGTGCCCGCGACAGACACGACTGAAGCCGTCATGGAGAGCGACGCGCGATTGCTCGCGCGCTATCTGCTGGCCTTCACGCGGCCGGCTGCGGGCAGTGCTGAGCGTTACCTCTATGAGGCAATGACGGCCTGGCCGCAGCTTCACCATGCGGCGGTTATCGGGCGGGCGGTTCACGGGCGGCGTGGCGACGTCGATCTCGTGATCGCCGGACCGTCGGGGCGCGACGCGACCGATACCGAGCTAGCGCTCGTGCGCGCCGCGACGAACAACACGACCGTGAAACCGGAAGCCACCAGCCTTTCGGTGCTGCGGGCGACGCGCGGCGTCTACGATGTGACCGGCACGATAATCGTGCCGACTGGCCCGGATGCCGAGGCCGTTCGCGCCGAGGCTGAGGCGCGTATTCTTGCTGCCGGGCAGGCGCGCATGCTGATCGGGGCACAGGTGCCTCGCTCGGCACTCGAAGGCGCAGCCTATGGCCTTTCGGTGACCCGAGCGGATCTGACCTCGCCCGCCGATATCCCGGCCGATCCCTACACGATCCCGATCCCGGGCGTGATCGAACTATCTGTCGAGGTGGCAGGATGA
- a CDS encoding phage tail tape measure protein, with amino-acid sequence MANLSASLIIRMIDGVSGPARAAAQALRGIGLATAALNRNVGVVAIGKEIGAQAKSMSEASQRLSSAVAPVAMAGGFGFFKAFEFEKAMNTMEALGELTAAQRKDAEDYIKLLSTRYPKGLTQLAQTTNELLRGGLDIKAAMGALSSTMDLAIYGDIEPKNAAEIAINALNQFRMPMSTVEEAAASMQKVADTIAYAANKSNTDVRLMGETFKYAAPMATALGMSMDELSAAAMIMANNGIKGSEAGVAIRSAMVRMIKGTPGMNAMLERLNINLRDFIKNGREVTAVDVVSGLRGAGIDATPLMSKIEEAFKKPELKASQARMVTELTKIISEGMGSSSIVDKEALATHLTETLTAAGSKIDLIGFIREINTKAGPNVAGAIAHIFDVRQGARLMTMAAGDVRQMLDDITKDSTGYAAKGAQIMLKGIVGPVYAVISAFESFFVSVGKSGVFEDMAEAFKSLAQWINRLGESNRELLRFGAYSVAALAVLGPLGLAMSGAAAAVRMFAAAMKIAALAALFPFSAAITGVWKGFLGLAAVSGRVAAGLRAVAVAAALGPMAMLSAGAATALTSFGALARSIWPVVRLVARLSLLGGAVATAGTLIYQNWSQIKQAFADFGSGFQTGFWDNLKPSPELNQAWDGLKQAILDAGVGLNIPSWRELGVLFGGALAEGVNLAASGISKIVQGLTAAVNAARDAARWIGSIKMPSISLPSWGSSAPATGGQSVPARAAGGPVLGGQAYLVGEKGPELFVPGRSGSIVPNRSLGAPRFGSGGYSFGPINIAINGASNVREIADQVGDELEARLRRLMRGLQADYA; translated from the coding sequence ATGGCCAATCTTTCCGCATCCCTCATCATCAGGATGATCGATGGCGTGAGCGGCCCTGCGCGGGCCGCCGCGCAAGCTCTGCGTGGTATCGGGCTGGCGACGGCAGCGCTCAACCGCAATGTCGGCGTTGTGGCGATCGGCAAGGAGATCGGCGCTCAGGCGAAGTCGATGAGCGAGGCGTCTCAGCGACTGTCCTCCGCTGTCGCGCCCGTCGCTATGGCGGGCGGCTTCGGTTTCTTCAAGGCTTTCGAGTTCGAGAAGGCCATGAACACGATGGAAGCGCTGGGCGAATTGACTGCCGCGCAACGGAAGGACGCAGAAGACTACATCAAGCTTTTGAGCACCCGCTATCCAAAGGGTCTTACTCAGCTTGCGCAGACGACGAATGAGTTGCTTCGCGGTGGCCTGGACATCAAGGCCGCCATGGGCGCGTTGTCGTCGACCATGGATCTGGCAATCTACGGCGATATTGAGCCTAAGAACGCCGCCGAGATCGCGATCAACGCGCTCAACCAGTTCCGCATGCCGATGTCGACTGTCGAAGAGGCGGCGGCTTCGATGCAGAAAGTGGCTGACACGATTGCCTATGCGGCGAACAAGTCGAACACCGACGTGCGCCTCATGGGCGAGACGTTCAAATATGCGGCGCCCATGGCGACCGCGCTCGGCATGAGCATGGACGAACTTTCCGCCGCCGCCATGATCATGGCCAACAACGGCATCAAAGGCTCGGAAGCGGGCGTCGCGATCCGTTCGGCAATGGTTCGAATGATTAAGGGGACGCCGGGCATGAATGCCATGCTCGAACGTCTTAACATCAATCTGCGGGACTTTATCAAAAATGGTCGGGAAGTAACGGCGGTTGATGTCGTCTCCGGCCTTCGTGGAGCGGGCATCGATGCAACGCCTCTTATGTCCAAGATCGAAGAAGCATTCAAGAAGCCCGAACTTAAGGCTTCGCAAGCTCGCATGGTTACTGAGCTTACTAAGATAATTTCGGAGGGTATGGGATCATCAAGTATTGTGGACAAGGAAGCTCTTGCCACTCATTTGACGGAAACTTTGACGGCGGCAGGATCGAAAATCGATCTGATAGGCTTTATTCGCGAAATCAATACGAAGGCTGGCCCGAATGTAGCGGGCGCTATCGCTCATATTTTCGACGTTCGTCAAGGCGCACGCCTTATGACGATGGCCGCAGGCGATGTCAGGCAAATGCTCGATGACATTACGAAAGATAGCACGGGCTACGCCGCCAAGGGCGCGCAGATCATGCTGAAAGGCATCGTTGGCCCGGTCTATGCGGTCATCTCTGCGTTTGAAAGTTTCTTCGTTTCGGTAGGAAAATCGGGCGTATTTGAGGATATGGCCGAGGCGTTCAAAAGTCTCGCGCAGTGGATCAACCGGCTGGGAGAATCGAACCGCGAGCTTCTGCGCTTCGGCGCATATTCCGTGGCGGCCCTCGCGGTGCTCGGACCGCTTGGGCTTGCTATGAGTGGAGCCGCAGCGGCGGTCAGAATGTTCGCCGCGGCTATGAAGATCGCGGCGCTTGCCGCTTTATTCCCGTTTTCGGCGGCAATAACTGGAGTGTGGAAGGGGTTTTTGGGACTGGCCGCTGTTAGCGGTCGCGTCGCGGCGGGCTTGCGCGCGGTGGCTGTTGCAGCCGCGCTCGGGCCGATGGCGATGCTGTCGGCTGGGGCGGCGACGGCGCTTACGTCCTTCGGCGCGCTGGCGCGCTCGATCTGGCCCGTGGTGCGCCTCGTCGCGAGGCTGAGCCTTCTCGGCGGTGCCGTGGCGACGGCGGGCACCTTGATCTACCAGAACTGGAGCCAGATCAAACAGGCATTCGCGGATTTCGGGAGCGGTTTTCAGACCGGCTTCTGGGATAATCTGAAGCCGTCGCCGGAGTTGAACCAGGCATGGGACGGGCTCAAGCAGGCGATTTTGGACGCTGGCGTCGGGCTCAATATTCCGTCATGGCGGGAGCTGGGCGTGTTGTTCGGCGGCGCTCTTGCCGAGGGGGTCAACCTCGCGGCGAGCGGCATCTCGAAGATCGTGCAAGGGCTCACAGCCGCTGTCAACGCCGCGCGAGACGCTGCTCGTTGGATCGGCAGCATCAAGATGCCGAGCATCAGCCTTCCGAGTTGGGGCTCATCGGCCCCGGCGACCGGCGGGCAATCTGTTCCGGCGCGCGCGGCCGGTGGGCCAGTTCTGGGCGGCCAAGCCTATCTAGTCGGCGAAAAGGGGCCGGAGTTGTTCGTTCCCGGCCGCTCCGGTTCGATCGTGCCCAACCGCTCACTCGGCGCTCCACGCTTTGGCTCGGGTGGGTACTCCTTCGGCCCGATCAACATCGCAATCAACGGCGCCTCGAACGTGCGGGAAATCGCCGACCAGGTCGGCGACGAGCTTGAGGCACGGCTGCGGCGGCTCATGCGCGGCCTGCAAGCCGACTACGCTTAA
- a CDS encoding DUF2190 family protein has translation MKNYFQRGERITGTASAAIASGDVVVIGALIGVAETKAAIGDEVTVLLEGVFTLAKGTSEAISKGAALYWDATNKVVTATAGSNAAIGKAFTSALAADAAVQVRIRN, from the coding sequence ATGAAGAACTATTTTCAGCGCGGTGAGCGCATCACCGGCACGGCGTCGGCTGCCATTGCGAGCGGCGATGTCGTGGTCATCGGCGCCCTGATCGGCGTGGCCGAAACGAAAGCGGCCATCGGCGACGAGGTTACGGTGCTGCTCGAAGGCGTGTTTACGCTGGCGAAGGGCACGTCCGAGGCCATTTCCAAGGGCGCGGCGCTTTACTGGGACGCCACGAACAAAGTCGTGACAGCTACCGCAGGCAGCAACGCAGCCATCGGCAAGGCGTTCACGTCAGCGCTTGCGGCAGACGCGGCTGTGCAGGTCCGCATCCGCAATTAA
- a CDS encoding prohead protease/major capsid protein fusion protein — MPQIETREVYLPVQMRALPLTSVDKEARTVDVVFSTGASVMRARWEDWTRIPYEETLVISAAAINMERLAAGGPVLDSHRSWSTDTQVAVVERAWIEGDKALARIRFPSESTDELSDTLWRKVSEGIVRNISIGYSIDKVRIIEAEKRGDVEQWIVERWTPHEISFVPVPADPGAQVRGARSDGGERSFPAVITTTQEQSMPDNVRTTPEDPANEAQRSAAPAAAPAPVDTRALTEEATRAERTRVSEITALARRHGMSDDFLQRHIDGGASAVEFGRHVLDELATRARATDTVAVRVTQDEGDTRRAAVENAVLHRANPGATQLTAAAREYRGMTLLEMGRTYIEDTRGTRLRGLGKLELASVLMGFETRAGMMSTSDFPLLLANVAAKRLRDGYGTAVQTWKPFSRQSNVPDFKDRTIVMLTGLPEFKKVREGGEYTYATFGEDQTKYAIGTYGRIVAITRQSLINDDLGAFDRIPTLFGRAAAEFESDTVWNLLINNQTLSDGKALFHADHGNLAAAGAAPSETTLEAADIAMGAQVDAAGKPLNLRGKYLAVSRKHKVAAQKLLTSVQATKTGDVNVYQNSMELIVEDRLYVPGGNSPWHVIGDPAQWDTLEYAYLEGSEGLYTEQRVGFEVDGIELKARLDFGASVIDYKAFYKNPGN, encoded by the coding sequence ATGCCGCAGATTGAAACGCGGGAGGTGTATCTCCCCGTGCAAATGCGCGCGCTCCCGCTGACTTCGGTCGACAAGGAAGCGCGCACAGTCGACGTGGTGTTTTCGACCGGTGCTTCCGTGATGCGGGCGCGTTGGGAGGACTGGACCCGTATTCCGTATGAGGAAACGCTGGTCATCAGCGCGGCTGCCATCAACATGGAGCGGCTGGCCGCTGGCGGCCCCGTTCTCGACAGCCATCGTTCTTGGTCGACCGATACGCAGGTTGCCGTGGTCGAGCGCGCCTGGATCGAGGGCGACAAGGCTCTCGCTCGCATTCGCTTCCCGAGCGAGAGCACCGACGAATTGTCGGACACGCTCTGGCGGAAGGTCAGCGAAGGCATCGTCCGCAACATCTCGATCGGCTACAGCATCGACAAGGTGCGCATCATCGAAGCCGAGAAGCGCGGCGACGTTGAGCAGTGGATCGTGGAGCGCTGGACGCCCCATGAAATCAGTTTCGTGCCCGTGCCCGCCGATCCCGGCGCGCAGGTTCGCGGCGCCCGCTCAGACGGCGGCGAGCGCTCTTTCCCGGCCGTCATCACCACAACTCAGGAGCAATCCATGCCGGACAACGTCCGCACCACGCCGGAAGATCCGGCGAATGAAGCTCAGCGCTCGGCCGCACCTGCCGCCGCACCTGCGCCCGTCGACACGCGCGCTCTGACCGAAGAGGCTACGCGCGCCGAACGCACGCGCGTCTCGGAAATCACCGCGCTCGCTCGCCGACACGGCATGAGCGACGACTTCTTGCAGCGTCATATTGACGGTGGCGCGAGCGCGGTCGAATTCGGGCGCCATGTGCTCGATGAGCTCGCCACGCGCGCCCGCGCGACCGACACCGTCGCCGTGCGTGTGACGCAGGACGAGGGCGACACCCGCCGCGCTGCGGTGGAAAACGCGGTCTTGCACCGCGCCAATCCGGGCGCCACGCAACTCACCGCCGCCGCTCGCGAATATCGCGGGATGACACTCCTTGAGATGGGGCGCACCTATATCGAAGACACGCGCGGCACCCGCCTTCGCGGCCTCGGGAAGCTTGAATTGGCGAGCGTGCTGATGGGCTTCGAGACGCGCGCGGGCATGATGTCGACGAGCGATTTCCCGCTCTTGCTTGCCAACGTCGCAGCGAAGAGGCTGCGAGACGGCTACGGCACCGCGGTGCAGACCTGGAAGCCGTTCTCTCGCCAGTCGAACGTGCCGGACTTTAAAGACCGCACGATTGTGATGCTGACCGGCCTTCCTGAGTTTAAGAAGGTCCGCGAAGGTGGCGAATACACCTACGCGACGTTCGGCGAAGATCAGACGAAATACGCGATCGGCACCTATGGCCGCATCGTGGCAATCACGCGTCAGTCGCTCATCAACGACGACCTGGGCGCCTTCGACCGCATCCCGACGCTGTTCGGTCGCGCGGCGGCCGAGTTCGAAAGCGATACCGTCTGGAACCTACTCATCAACAACCAGACCTTGAGCGACGGGAAGGCTCTTTTCCACGCCGATCACGGCAACCTCGCCGCTGCCGGGGCCGCGCCGTCCGAAACGACGCTTGAAGCCGCGGATATCGCGATGGGGGCGCAGGTCGACGCCGCCGGGAAGCCGCTCAATCTGCGCGGCAAGTATCTCGCCGTATCTCGCAAGCACAAGGTTGCGGCTCAGAAGCTGCTCACCAGCGTGCAAGCGACGAAGACCGGCGACGTGAACGTCTACCAGAACTCGATGGAGCTGATCGTCGAGGATCGTCTCTATGTGCCCGGCGGGAATTCGCCCTGGCACGTCATCGGCGACCCTGCCCAGTGGGATACGCTCGAATATGCGTATCTCGAAGGCTCTGAAGGCTTGTACACCGAGCAGCGCGTGGGCTTCGAGGTCGACGGCATCGAGTTGAAGGCTCGCCTTGATTTCGGGGCCAGCGTCATCGACTACAAGGCGTTCTACAAGAACCCCGGCAACTAA
- a CDS encoding phage tail assembly protein, translating to MADNLRFTLQYPLKVSGKGVSIIDLRRPKVRDIAAVEKVRAAEGDLAASIALTAAVTNLPVELVEEIDAADFASLSQVIAGFMPRATPATGEPTPQT from the coding sequence ATGGCCGACAATCTAAGGTTTACGCTTCAATATCCTTTGAAGGTCAGCGGGAAGGGCGTGTCGATCATTGATCTCCGCCGCCCGAAGGTCCGCGATATCGCGGCGGTGGAAAAAGTGCGGGCGGCGGAAGGCGACTTGGCCGCGAGCATCGCGCTCACGGCGGCTGTGACCAACCTCCCCGTCGAGCTGGTCGAGGAGATCGACGCAGCCGACTTCGCGAGCTTGTCCCAGGTGATCGCGGGTTTTATGCCGCGGGCCACGCCCGCCACTGGCGAACCTACGCCGCAGACGTAG
- a CDS encoding phage tail protein has product MTAPSFGIINTRPEDEAVPVIGADFSKLGFVETSPDADPATFPLDEPVRFSSGDTAIVAKLGTGYLADAVKGVNAQLAELQVAADITVVRVAEGTATDAQTKLEQTTANIIGSAANQTGLYALKSAPEHVGATPRLIWAGRTAWQPDANSANPVVAALPEILNSLLGVAVVDAPESRTAALAWREATQSNRIIPVGVGARVYEGATVVTRPMAPRILGIGVRVDHEHEGKPFHPWANQAVNGIVGTSRNIAFSLTDGATEGQMLLESDIGIVVRGESGVDTAIADGGFVYIGTESTAEGDLWAQFHQVRGSDYLTAKMMRITRQYLGKLISADTVEAWINSIKFMLRDHKAANDILGYDVKFLPARNSVEEVRLGRLVVSPFIEPAPVFRRATHEVRRYAAAVDALVADIAARVNASGTV; this is encoded by the coding sequence ATGACGGCACCGTCATTCGGCATCATCAACACGCGGCCCGAAGACGAGGCCGTACCAGTCATCGGGGCGGATTTCTCGAAGCTCGGCTTCGTGGAAACGTCGCCCGACGCGGACCCGGCGACCTTTCCGCTCGACGAGCCGGTGCGCTTTTCGAGCGGCGACACGGCGATCGTCGCGAAACTCGGCACCGGCTATCTTGCCGACGCGGTGAAGGGCGTCAACGCGCAGCTGGCCGAGTTGCAGGTGGCCGCCGATATCACCGTCGTGCGCGTGGCCGAAGGCACCGCCACGGACGCGCAGACGAAGCTCGAGCAGACGACGGCCAACATCATCGGCTCGGCCGCGAACCAGACCGGCCTTTATGCGCTGAAATCGGCGCCGGAGCATGTCGGGGCAACGCCGCGCCTCATCTGGGCCGGGCGCACCGCGTGGCAGCCGGACGCCAACAGCGCGAACCCCGTCGTCGCAGCGCTGCCGGAGATCCTGAATTCGCTGCTCGGCGTCGCTGTGGTGGACGCGCCAGAGAGCCGGACGGCTGCGCTCGCCTGGCGCGAGGCGACGCAAAGCAACCGCATCATCCCGGTCGGGGTCGGCGCACGCGTCTACGAAGGCGCGACAGTCGTCACGCGGCCGATGGCACCGCGCATTCTCGGTATCGGCGTCCGCGTCGATCACGAGCATGAGGGCAAGCCGTTCCACCCGTGGGCCAATCAAGCCGTGAACGGCATCGTCGGCACGAGCCGCAACATCGCGTTCAGCCTGACCGACGGTGCAACCGAGGGGCAGATGCTGCTCGAGAGCGACATCGGCATCGTGGTGCGCGGCGAGAGCGGCGTGGACACGGCAATCGCAGATGGCGGCTTCGTCTATATCGGTACGGAAAGCACGGCTGAAGGCGATCTGTGGGCGCAGTTTCATCAGGTTCGCGGGTCCGACTATCTCACTGCGAAGATGATGCGCATCACGCGCCAGTATCTCGGCAAGCTCATCTCGGCCGATACGGTCGAGGCGTGGATCAACAGCATCAAGTTCATGTTGCGCGATCACAAGGCGGCGAACGATATCCTCGGCTATGACGTGAAGTTTCTGCCCGCGCGCAACAGCGTGGAAGAAGTTCGCCTCGGTCGCCTTGTCGTCTCCCCCTTCATCGAGCCCGCGCCGGTCTTCCGCCGCGCCACGCACGAGGTGCGCCGCTACGCGGCCGCCGTCGACGCGCTGGTGGCCGATATCGCCGCCCGCGTGAACGCTTCCGGCACGGTCTAA
- a CDS encoding DUF6527 family protein, whose protein sequence is MATSPRRLGLPARRSKHLIRTEGPVTWEFNGDLEAPTFSPSVKITFGGYAGDPVCHYFIEAGQIMFCADSTHSMAGQTMPMPDLPDHLKG, encoded by the coding sequence ATGGCCACGTCTCCGCGCCGCCTGGGCCTCCCGGCCCGCCGGTCTAAGCATCTGATCCGCACCGAGGGGCCGGTGACGTGGGAATTCAACGGCGATCTTGAGGCCCCGACGTTCAGCCCGAGCGTGAAGATCACGTTCGGCGGCTATGCGGGCGACCCTGTCTGCCACTACTTCATCGAAGCCGGGCAGATCATGTTTTGCGCCGATAGCACTCATTCCATGGCTGGGCAGACGATGCCCATGCCCGACCTTCCCGACCATCTGAAAGGATGA
- a CDS encoding phage baseplate assembly protein V: protein MAFGDEILLLKAEIAELRRIIANMIQIGPVHEVDAKTGTLRLKLGEDANGQPILGPAIPWAESGGAIKTWLPPKQGQTMLALNPVGAKRQGLAINAAFSDENKQPSEKGDENVVTFGPWKIVLDGDALSITGPKVKIKGDIEVAGNADFKDGYVKSNSKHIDDTHGHVSAPPGPPGPPV, encoded by the coding sequence ATGGCTTTCGGTGACGAAATCCTGCTTCTGAAGGCGGAAATTGCCGAGTTGCGGCGGATCATTGCGAACATGATACAGATCGGCCCCGTTCACGAGGTCGACGCGAAGACAGGAACGCTCCGCCTGAAGCTCGGCGAAGACGCGAACGGCCAGCCGATCCTCGGCCCCGCGATCCCGTGGGCCGAAAGCGGCGGCGCGATCAAGACATGGCTGCCGCCGAAGCAGGGGCAGACGATGCTCGCGCTCAACCCGGTCGGCGCGAAGCGACAGGGTCTCGCGATTAATGCGGCATTCTCTGACGAGAATAAGCAGCCCTCCGAGAAGGGCGACGAGAACGTGGTTACGTTTGGCCCATGGAAAATCGTGCTCGATGGCGACGCGCTGTCGATCACCGGGCCGAAGGTGAAGATCAAGGGGGACATAGAAGTCGCCGGCAACGCCGACTTCAAGGACGGCTACGTGAAGTCGAACAGCAAACATATCGACGACACGCATGGCCACGTCTCCGCGCCGCCTGGGCCTCCCGGCCCGCCGGTCTAA